One genomic window of Mogibacterium diversum includes the following:
- a CDS encoding ParB/RepB/Spo0J family partition protein, whose translation MAKRKGGLGRGLDALFADAAPLFEEDLEQNEEENTDTKLLDIIDDVTGDKSRERFDSKSKAKSNKNHKTKSDRDETKGNNLNSTKEDKTPREHAVQLEERNIKDSKGETSQTQVDSAKIEADEDRVLYIDINDIKPNKDQPRKTFNEEKLKDLANSIKENGVIQPLIIRKAQNGYELVAGERRWRAARIAEIKKVPCIIRDFDEKQNMIVAIIENMQRENLDPIEEALGLNEMIKRFEFTQEQVSNALGKSRAYIANSLRLLKLPEKIQNMIIEGRISAAHGRTIITIKDENKQIEVCDKIIRNGLSVRAAERLTEKIKDDARPERKKRKPGVNAEIAAVEDELRKIFGTKVNINGEASTGKIEIEYYSIDELNRLIDMLRGIE comes from the coding sequence ATGGCTAAAAGAAAAGGTGGTCTAGGAAGAGGGCTCGATGCACTCTTCGCAGATGCAGCTCCTCTGTTCGAAGAAGACTTGGAACAAAATGAGGAAGAGAATACAGACACGAAACTGCTAGACATCATCGATGATGTAACAGGAGATAAGAGCAGAGAACGTTTTGATTCGAAAAGTAAGGCTAAGAGCAACAAAAATCATAAGACAAAATCAGATAGAGACGAAACAAAAGGAAATAATTTAAACAGCACCAAAGAAGACAAGACTCCAAGGGAACATGCTGTTCAGTTGGAAGAAAGAAATATAAAAGATTCAAAGGGTGAAACTTCCCAAACGCAAGTAGATTCAGCGAAAATTGAGGCTGATGAAGACAGGGTTTTATATATCGACATTAACGACATCAAACCTAATAAAGACCAGCCACGAAAGACCTTCAATGAAGAAAAGCTAAAAGACCTTGCGAACTCCATCAAGGAGAATGGGGTAATTCAGCCTCTAATCATCAGAAAGGCACAGAATGGTTACGAGCTTGTTGCTGGTGAAAGAAGATGGCGAGCAGCTAGGATTGCTGAAATCAAAAAGGTTCCTTGTATAATAAGGGATTTTGACGAAAAGCAGAATATGATAGTCGCTATCATAGAAAATATGCAGCGAGAAAATCTCGATCCGATTGAAGAAGCACTTGGTCTTAATGAGATGATCAAACGATTCGAGTTCACACAAGAGCAGGTTTCAAACGCTTTAGGAAAAAGTAGAGCATATATAGCAAACTCGCTTAGGCTATTGAAGCTACCTGAAAAGATACAGAATATGATCATAGAGGGACGCATCTCTGCCGCACACGGAAGAACGATTATCACAATCAAGGATGAAAATAAACAGATAGAAGTTTGCGATAAGATAATTAGAAATGGGCTATCTGTAAGGGCGGCGGAAAGGCTTACTGAAAAGATAAAGGACGATGCAAGACCTGAGCGTAAGAAGAGAAAGCCTGGCGTCAATGCGGAAATTGCAGCAGTAGAAGATGAATTAAGAAAGATATTTGGCACAAAAGTCAACATAAATGGGGAAGCGTCAACTGGAAAGATTGAAATTGAATATTACAGTATAGATGAATTGAACAGGTTGATAGACATGCTTAGGGGCATAGAGTAG
- a CDS encoding ParA family protein — protein sequence MGKAIAIFNQKGGVGKTTTNINLSACLAVQGKKVLVIDIDPQGNTTSGIGIKKRKLTDTLYDVLVNKDYDVHKAILQTKTANLDIIPASVDLAGAEIELVNIEGRERRLKKAIEQVRGEYDYIFIDCPPSLGLLTINSLTAVDSVLIPIQCEFYALEGVSQLMSTVELVKKNMNPDLQIEGVILSMFDGRTNLAIQVVQEVKKYFGKYVFSTVIPRNVRLAEAPSYGMPIVKYDPSSAGAKAYNKFALEFLDREKRRKKKNG from the coding sequence ATGGGAAAGGCAATAGCAATATTTAATCAAAAGGGTGGAGTTGGCAAAACAACTACCAACATAAACCTAAGTGCCTGCCTCGCTGTACAAGGCAAAAAGGTTCTAGTAATCGATATAGATCCACAGGGCAACACCACTAGTGGAATAGGAATTAAGAAAAGAAAATTAACTGATACATTATACGATGTATTGGTTAATAAAGATTATGATGTCCATAAAGCTATACTTCAAACGAAGACAGCTAATCTGGACATTATTCCTGCGAGTGTAGATTTGGCTGGAGCTGAAATTGAGCTAGTAAATATTGAGGGAAGAGAAAGAAGACTAAAAAAAGCAATCGAGCAGGTTAGAGGAGAATATGATTACATATTCATAGACTGTCCTCCTTCACTTGGATTATTGACAATTAACTCGCTGACAGCAGTAGACAGTGTACTAATCCCAATTCAGTGTGAATTTTACGCATTAGAGGGAGTTAGTCAGCTTATGAGCACTGTTGAGCTTGTGAAAAAGAATATGAATCCAGACCTTCAGATTGAAGGAGTAATACTTAGCATGTTTGACGGTAGAACGAATTTGGCAATCCAGGTAGTACAAGAAGTTAAGAAATACTTTGGAAAATACGTATTTTCAACTGTAATCCCAAGAAACGTAAGGCTCGCAGAGGCACCAAGCTACGGAATGCCTATTGTTAAGTACGATCCTTCGTCGGCGGGTGCAAAAGCATATAACAAATTTGCATTAGAGTTCCTAGATAGAGAAAAGAGGAGAAAGAAGAAAAATGGCTAA
- the rsmG gene encoding 16S rRNA (guanine(527)-N(7))-methyltransferase RsmG, translated as MKDNLISELSGRYGDDKTDKLVRYMQRIRDINEHINLTAVREEGEFLEKHIVDSLACNDYEEFQRAKLVVDMGTGGGFPGIPLAVTNPDKKFILVDSLNKRLKVIDQVAEELGIRNIELVHVRAEDMGHNVKYREKVDVCVSRAVASLDILSEWCLPLVKKGGYFIPYKGESAEDELTSADAAIRVLGGNVEKIENPSQDKNAISGHRLIFIRKCNSTPKRFPRKPGIAKKSPIR; from the coding sequence ATGAAGGATAATTTAATCTCAGAACTGAGTGGTAGATATGGGGATGATAAGACTGATAAGCTAGTCAGATACATGCAGAGAATTCGGGATATTAATGAGCATATAAACCTTACGGCAGTTAGGGAAGAGGGTGAATTCCTCGAGAAGCATATTGTGGACTCTCTAGCTTGTAACGATTATGAGGAATTTCAGAGAGCCAAGCTTGTTGTTGATATGGGTACTGGTGGCGGATTTCCTGGCATTCCGCTTGCTGTAACAAATCCAGATAAAAAGTTCATTCTGGTAGATTCCCTCAATAAGCGACTTAAAGTAATCGATCAAGTTGCCGAGGAACTTGGGATTAGAAATATTGAGCTTGTTCATGTGAGAGCTGAAGATATGGGGCACAATGTTAAGTATCGAGAGAAGGTAGATGTGTGCGTATCTCGTGCAGTTGCTTCTCTGGATATATTATCTGAATGGTGTCTTCCACTAGTGAAAAAAGGGGGGTATTTTATTCCGTATAAGGGGGAAAGTGCAGAAGATGAACTTACTTCTGCTGATGCTGCTATTAGGGTTCTTGGTGGCAATGTTGAAAAGATAGAGAATCCCTCGCAGGATAAGAACGCTATATCTGGACATAGGCTTATTTTTATAAGGAAGTGCAATAGTACCCCGAAGAGGTTTCCTCGCAAACCGGGAATTGCAAAAAAGAGCCCTATACGTTAA